The genomic segment TGACCGAGCTGGGTTCGGCGAGAAAGCGGAAAGTGGTTTCCGAACGGTCAAGCGGCGCTACGGGTGGGGTGCTCATGTTGACTCCGGTCAATCGGATGCATTGAAAGGAGGCGATTATACGAGCGCAATATTGCTTGCGTCGCGAGTCAACATGGGTTGTGACGCGGGATTGTTGTGAAAACGGGCCGGATTCTTCCTGAGAACTTTCAGGTGGCCTGAGTGGAGCGACGTTTGTCCGCGCTTATTTGCGCACGGAGATGCCTTCGTCGATCGTGCCGTACATGCTGATGCTGCCCGACCCCGAGCCCGAGCCGGCATTCGATCCGGCTCCACCCTGGGCGCACGCGGTGATCAGCAGAATGGTGGCGGCGACGGCGAGAAAAATTTTCATGACAGCGTGTTCCGATCCGGCAAAGACAGGCGTGAATTTTAGCCTGGCGGACCTGGCCGACGCAGAAAGACTCCCGGCTGCCCGATCCTGCCGGACTTTCATCGCCGAAGGATTCCATTGTTCACGCCAGGCTGAAACATCGAATGCCCAAGCCCGCTAAAGTGGATCACATGGCGCCCCACTCGCGCCGCCCATTGGAGACGCCCATGTCCGCCACCCTTTCCGACGAACAAAACCATTTCCCCGGCTTGAGCCGGATCGGCGCGCTGCTAGCCGACCCCGGCCGCGCCGCGATGCTGTGGGCGCTGATGGACGGCAGCGCCCGCCCCGCCGGCGAACTGACGATGATCGCGGGGCTGTCGCCGTCGGCGGCCAGCGCGCATCTCGCGCGTCTCACCGACGGCGGCCTGCTCGCGCTCGAAGTGCGTGGCCGGCATCGCTATTTCCGGATCGCGACGCCCGAAATCGCCGCATCGATCGAAGCGCTCGCCAACGTCGCGCAGGTCAGCGCGCCGCAACGGGCCGCGCCGCGCCCGGTGCGCACGGTGCCGCTCGACATGCGCTACGCCCGCACCTGCTACGACCACATGGCGGGCGAACTGTCGGTGCGGGTGTTCGAGAAGCTGGTCGAGCGCGGCTTGCTGACGCTGCACGGCACGTCGCTCGAAACCACACCCGACGGCGCCGGGCATTTCGCCGAATGGGGCATCGATACGTCCGCGCAGAAAAGCCGCCGGCGCCGCTTCGCCTGCACCTGCCCCGACTGGAGCGAGCGACGGCCGCATCTCGGCGGCGCACTCGGCGCGGCGCTGCTCGATACGTGGTCGGCCAGCGGCTGGGTCGAGCGCACCGAGCGGCCGCGAATTCTGCGGATCACACCGGACGGGCATCGGCACTTCGATGCTTTTCTCGCGGCGTAAACCATTCGCCGCGACGCGGCCGGCACGCTCGACAACCCGTTAATCCTTCGACGAAAAGCGTTGCCGAGACCTTTTGTTACACGCCTATATGAGAGCCTTACAAAACTGCGGGCCTTGAAACAAACGCCACGGGTAAAGTGACTCACGGACATGGCAAACGGCCGCGTCCGTCGGAGATAAATCATGAGAACAGTCACCCACCACCGTCATTCGAATCGTCGCAGTCAGGGCTTGACGCGCTACACGCTGATCGCCACCGCCGCGTTCCTGCTGGCCGCGCAGGCGGGCTTCGCGCAGGAGTTGCCGACCCAGCCCTCGCCTCAGGAATTCGCCGCGAGCAACCCGAACGCCGATCCGCCGGGCCGCGTCGCGCGGCTGAACTACACGGCGGGCGCCGTGACCACCGAACCCGCCGGCGCCACCGACTGGTCGTACGCACAGATCAACCGCCCGCTCACCACCGGCGACCAGCTCTGGAACGATCAGAACGCGCGCTCCGAATTGCACATTGGCTCGACGGCGGTGCGCCTCGGGCCGTCCACCAGTCTCGACGTCCTCAATCTCGACGACAACGCCGCGCAGCTCAAAGTCGCGCAAGGCACGCTGTCGACCCGCGTGCGCGAACTCGCGCCGGGCTCGTCGTACGAAATCGACACGCCGAATCTCGCGCTCGGGCTGAACGGCCCTGGCGACTATCGTGTCGACGTCGCGCCGGACGGCAGCAGCACGACCGTGACCGTGCGCAGCGGCAGCGCGACCGTTTACGGCGACGCCGGCCAGGTACCGGTCGCGGCGGGCCAGCAGGTGCGCTTCGGCGGCACCGGCCTGCAACAGCTTGCCGACAACGGCGTACCCGGACTCGACAGCCTCGACCAGTGGGCCGCCACGCGCGATGCTGCCGAAGACCGTTCGGTGTCGGCGCAATATGTGTCGCGCGACATTCCCGGTTATCAGGATCTCGATGCCAACGGCACGTGGCGCAACAGTCCGCAATACGGCGAGGTGTGGGTGCCGCGTGCGACGCCCGCCGGCTGGGCGCCCTACCACGACGGCCATTGGGTATGGCAGGCGCCGTGGGGCTGGACCTGGGTCGACGACGAACCGTGGGGCTTCGCGCCGTATCACTATGGCCGCTGGGCTCAGGTCGACGACACGTGGGCATGGGTGCCGGGACCGGTCGAAGCCGACGTGCAGCCGGTTTATGCACCGGCGCTGGTCGCATTCGTCGGCGATGACGAAGGCGGCAGCGGCGCGGTCGACTGGGGCGTGAGTCTCGCGGTCGGCGGCGCGCTCGCGGCGGGTGTCGCGTGGTTCCCGCTCGGCCCCGGCGAGCCGTGGCATCCGCATTGGGGCGGTCACGATCACTGGAGCCCGGGGTACTACAACCGTGTCAACCGGACGACGATCGTCAACAACTACAACCGCAACGTCGACATTCACAACACGTACATCAACTATCACGCGCGCGGCGGTTTGACGGCTGTGCCGGCGACCGCTTTCGTGCACGGTCAGCCGGTTGGGCGTTTCGCGCAGAAGGTCGATCCGCAGCAATGGCGCAACGCGCGGATCAACCCGGGCGGACCGGGAATCGCGCCCGTGCGCGAGAGCTTCGGGCCGGGTCTGCGAAACGCGAATTACCGGCCGCCGGCGGCGGTGATGGCGCGTCCGGTGGTCGCGACGCGCAATCCGGCGATGCCCGCCGCTTATCACGACAGCCTCGCGCAACGCTTCGCGCAGAGCGGCGGCCGGGTGCCGGGCGCGGGTCAGCCGATTGTGCGGACTTCGGTGCCAGCGCATATGGCAGGCGGTCCGGGCGCGTTGCCGGTGCAAAACGTGCGGGTGGTCCAGTCGCATATCGCTGGACATCCTCCGGGGATGGCGGCTGCGCCGGGGGCACCGGGTGCGCCTGGTATGCCGGCGGCTGGCGGACCGCGTGGTATGCAGCAGGCTGAGCAGCGGCCAGGCGTCATGCCGGGACAGGCGCAGCAGCGCGGCGGTGAAGTGCAGCAGCGACCGGGGATGCCGCCGCAAATGGCGGCGCAGATGGGGAATCAACGGGCGCAGTCAGGGGAGATGGCGCGTCCGTCGAACGGGGTGCCTCGTCCGCCGCAAGCGAACGGCGGCGGCAATCCGGGCGCTTTCGCGCAGCAACACGGGATGCCGCAGCAGGCAGGTCAGCAGGCGGCTGAGAATGGGCGCCGCGAACCTGCGTGGACGCAGCCTCATACGCCGATGGCGCAGCAGGCGCAGCAGGCGCAGCAAGGACAGCGGCCGGGTGGGCAGCAGGAACAGGCAGCACGGCCGGGGTTCGAGCAGCGGCCAGGCGGTCAGGCCGAAGGTATGCAACCGCGTGGCGCTCCGCATCCCGGTGAAAATCCGGCGATGCAGCAGCAGGCGCAAATGCAGGCACAGCAACAGGCGCGCATGGAGCCGCGTGCCGAGCAGCGGGCTCCGCAGCAGATGCAGCAAGCGCAGGAGGAGCGTCAGCAGCAAGCTCAGCAGCAACAGGAGCAGCGTATGCAGCAGCAACGTCAGCAGCAGGCTCAACAGCAACAAGAGCAGCGTATGCAGCAGCAACGCCAGCAGCAGGCTCAGCAGCAACAGGAGCAGCGCATGCAGCAGCAACGTCAGCAGCAGGCTCAGCAACAACAGGAGCAGCGCATGCAGCAGCAACGTCAGCAGCAGGCTCAGCAACAACAGGAGCAGCGTGTGCAACAGCAGCATCAGCAGATACAGCAGCAACGCCCGCAGCAGCAACAACAGCAACACGCCGAGCAACATACCGGCGGCGGCAACCGCGACGAGCATCACAAAGGCTAGCCAACGCTGTCACACGCTGCACAAAAAACCCTCGCGATTCACATCGCGGGGGTTTTTTCTTCTACGCGGCCAGGATAGCCGCTCTGTCCGGTATCAAATCGCCATCGGCGCGGTCAACGGCTCATGGTGTTTGTAACCGACCAGCGAGAAATCCGAAGGCTCGATCTTCTCCAGCCATTCCGGCTCGTACACGCCGGTTTTCGCGTAATCCGGCACGCGGTCCGAAATCGCGAAAGCAGGACTCTCGTACGGCTCACGCGTGAGCTGCTGCTGCAACATATCGAGCTGATTCTCGTAGATGTGCGCATCGCCGATGAAGTACGTGAACCAGCGCGGCGTGTACCCCGTCAGACGCCCCACCAGATGCAGCAACGCCGCGCCTTCGGTCAGGTTGAACGGCGTGCCCAGCCCGACATCGTTACTGCGGATATACAGGCACAGCGAAATCTCGCGCTTCGCCACGTTCGGCAGAAACTGATACAGCAGATGACACGCCGGCAGCGCGATCTGATCCAGCACCGCCGGATTCCACGCGTGAAACAGAATCCGCCGGTCGGCGGGGTTCTGCATGATCGTGTCCAGACACTGGCGCAACTGGTCGATCGCCTTATACAGCAACACCTTGGGGCTGCCGTTTTCGTCGAATTCGGTGACCACGTGGAAACCACGCGCGGTCGCATCGGCGAGCTGCGCGCTTGCGCCGGCGTCGAGCACCTTGTACGCCGGCCATTGACGCCATTGCACACCGTAGACATCGCCGAGATCGTCCGGCCCCTGACGATACGGGTTGGCCAGCCACTGCGGATTCTGGTTCGCGTTCGCGTCCCACACCTTGCAGCCGAGATCGCGGAAATCCGCGGCACTGCGCGACGCGCGCAGAAATCCGACCAGTTCGCCGATCGCCGACTTGAACGCCAGCTTTTTCGTCGTGACCGCGGGGAAGCCCTGCTGCAGATCGAAGCGCAGCATCGCGCCCGGCATGCTGATGGTACGGATGCCCGTGCGGTTCTCCTGCCACGTGCCGGTGTCGAGGATCGTGCGGACGAGGTCGAGATATTGTTTCATGCAGGTTCCTTCGACGAGGCGCGGACCAGAGCCCGACCGCGCGCCACGGGGATTGAGCGTAAAACCCGATTTTAACAAGCGCGGCGCGCGAGCGCCCGGTCGAGGCTCGCGAGTGGGGAAATATCGAAGCGAAACGGAGTTTGGCGCAGTTGGCGAAACGAAAAGACTAGCGGGCGCGATACGCGGCCATCTTGTCGACGATGACCGCGCGTCCCCGAAATTCGGATGATCAGCGAGTGAAAATGTGACCGCGGCGGCTCAACGCAAACAAGGTCAGCGCCGCCAACTCTTTCAAAGATGTGGCACCGACGCCGGCAAATCCCCATGTGGCGACGACATCGGCTCGCCTTCCATATGCCGCATGCCATGCGAACACAGCAGACGGTACAAGGTGACGCGCGAAATGCCGAGTTCCTGCGCGGCATCGCCAAGCCGTCCGCGATGACGCAGCAACGCCAGTTCGATTGCCTGCCGCTCGGCGGCTTCCCGTGCCTGCGCAAGCGACACCGGCACGATCTCCACATACTCGGCCAGTTCGAGATCGCGCGCGGTGATCGCCCGGCCCTCGGACATCACAATTGCACGGCGCACCCGGTTGATCAGCTCGCGTACATTGCCCGGCCAGCCATAGTTATGCAACGCCGCGATCGCGTCCGGCGCGAAGCCGCGCAGACGCCGGCTCGCATCTTTCTTGAAGCGCTCCAGCATATGCCGCGCGAGCAGCTCGATATCCTTGCCGCGCGCGCGCAGCGGCGGCTCGTCGATCTGCAGCACGCAAAGCCGGTGATAAAGGTCCGAGCGAAAGCGCCCTTCGATCATCGCGGCGGTCATATCGACGTGAGTCGCCGAAATGATGCGCACGTCGACATCGATTGCGCCGTGTCCGCCCAGCCGCTCGACCTTGCGCTCCTGCAGGAAACGCAGCAGGCTCGCCTGACTTTCAAGCGGCAAATCGCCGATTTCATCGAGAAAAAGCGTGCCGCCATTGGCGGCTTCAACTCGCCCGATCTTGCGCTGATTCGCGCCCGTAAACGCGCCGCGTTCATAGCCGAACAATTCGGATTGCAACAGATGCGGTGGAATCGCGCCGCAATTGATCGGCACAAAAGGCGCGTTGCGACGTGCCGAGCGTTCGTGAATCGCGACGGCCGTCAATTCCTTGCCGGTACCCGATTCGCCGGAAATAAACACCGGCGCATCCGTCATCGCCACTTTGCGGATGGAGCGGAACAGCGCGAGCATCGCGTCGCACGAGCCGACCATTTCGCCTTCCGCGCCTTGCGACGCATCGTTCGACGCAGGTTCGCCGAGCGAAATCATCCCGTAAGCGTGCCCGACCGAATCGACGATCCGGTCGCCCGAATAAGGTACGGTCACGTAATCGAAACAGTAATCGCGAACGAGACGGCGCAACGCGGCGTCCTGCAATTGGCCCGGCGTAGTAGCAGCAACCCAGCCGACATTCGGCATGGTCAGACAGGATTCGAAAGCGGCGATTTCGTGCGGCTGGAAATCGCTGGAAAGATCGAGCAAACCGCCCGCTGCCATTCCGGCGCGAACTGCCCGGCGCACGTCGCGCGCCGACCCTACGACTTCAACGTGCCAGCCGCGCTGGTGAAAGCAAGTATGCAGTTCCGCGCTTGGATCGCGCGAAACGTAAATCAGTTGCCGCGTTGCGGGTTCCATTATTCAGATCCTCTCGTCAACGAACGTTAAGGACGACGCACGCACCTGAATCTCGATTCAGACACGCTGACTCGTTCGGGATTCGCAAATAGCAAATACCGAACGGCCATTCCATTCCGTGCGGACAGCTGATCCCCAAGAAAGCGGCGTGTGTGTTTGAGACGGCCCATTTGTGGGCTTTTTTAAATCTGAAGCTCTTTTCGAGAGCTTACTATACGCGCGCCGCTTGGAAAACAATTATGCGAATTTAATCAGGGACCCTTGCCCAGCAAGGCATTCACGGCATAAATCAATTATTAAACCGACAAATAAAACATTAGTGGAAGCGCTTTTCCTGGCGTTCACCCGCAGATAGTCCGTAGCGGCGCGATTAACAAATTATAGGTATTTTGTGCCTCCCGTTTCAGCGTTGAAACGTTTTTGACCGATTTCCGAATCGTTACTCCCTGCTTTTCGGGTCGCATCCCGATCCATCAATGGATTGCGAGCGATGGCACACGTTTCGCTAAATGCTGTGCACCAAGGAGACACATCATGCGATTCGTTTTCCGCATTGATCTACACAATATCGTGCCGTGCGCCGCCCTCTTCGCGGCGCTTGCACTGAGCACCCTGTCCGGCGGCGTCCACGGACAGGAGGCCACCCAGGCCGGAACCGCCATGCTGGCGGAATCCGCCGATCCGGCCAGCCACGCTCACTTCATCTTCACGAGCATGCAGTCCGCTGCGTTGGCCTCGGCCAGCACCGGCGCCGACGCTCTCGCCGAAGGTAGCCCGCTTGCCAGCTACGCGCTGACCATGCCGGTCGATGGTGCATCGATGAACGATATTTCGCTCGACGACCAGATGCTCTCGCGTCAACGCGGCGGCGCGCTCGGCATGGTGATGGTCGCCGCGACACCGCAACTGATGCGCGGCAACGGCAGCGTGACGCTGTGGGATGAGATCGCGCCGCCGTCACCGATGCCGATTCCGGTCGACGCCGCACGCAATGCCCAAGGCAATGTCGCCACGTACCAAAGAAAGTAGCGCGAACAAATTAACGATGCAAACAGACGGCGCCGATTAAACCGCCGCGACCAGCGAACAGAATAAAAGGACCGAGAAATGACCACCCTCATCAGGACGCCGCGCGCCGACAGGTCGCGGGCGGCGTCGCCCGCCCTCGCCTTGACACTGCGCATTGCGCGAACCCGCGACAGGTTTCCCGCCGCGCTGGCCGGCATCGCCGCCCTGTTCGCCCTCTGCTTCGCCATCGACGCTCAGGCGCAGCAGGTCACGAATCCCGGCGACATCATCGTCGAACGCACCGTGACGCCGCGCGACGCCTTCGTTCCCGTACCTCGCGACCAGGACCCGGTCGCAGTGCGCGCCACCACTTTCCCGGCCAACTCGTTCAATCCGGCCATCGCCCAACTGGTGGGTGATACCGATCTGACGAACGCGCACGGGTCCAGCGGTGTCGCCGACAACGGCGTGCTAGGCGGCACCGGCATGCAGGCAGTCACGCAGATCCTCAGCGGCCGCGCGACCGGCAACAACATCGCGCTGAATTCCGGTTCGATCGGCGCGCCCGCAGCGGGCATCGGCGGAACGATTACGTCGTCGGTGACCGGCGCGCTGGCGCCTCTGTCGAACGTGCTCAGCGGCACGCTCGGAGGTCTGAAATGAACTCGCTCAAGTTCGATCCGCTGCGGCTGGCCCTCTGCATGTGCCTGAGCGGCGCGGCCCTCGCAGCCGGCCACGCGCATGCGCAATCGGCGCCCCGCGTCAGCGCCGACGCGACCATCGGCAACGGTGCGGGCGCGGGTGTGACCGGCGCGTTCACCGTCAACGAGACGGCGGGGATCGATAACGCCCAGGCCAATCAGGTGACGATCACGACCGGCGGCTCGATCGCCGGCAACGACAACGCGAGCGTGCAAAGCGCGTCCGGGGCCGCGAAGGTCACCAGCGCGCGAGCCACGATCGAAGCCAACGCTTTTTCGAACACATCCGGTGCGGTGCTGGTGAACCAGTCGGCCGGAGCAGGGAATCTGCAGCGCAACAGCACCCAGATCGGGACTGGCGCGCTCGGAGTCGAGACCGTCTCGGATGGGGAGCTATCCGCGACGGCCCCGAAAAACGGAAGTCTGGGTCAATCCATCGGGGTTCATAGCGTCCGCGAGGCAAACATCTCCAGCGATGCCTTCAGGAACGTCAACGGGATCGTGCAGATCAACCAGGCAGCCGGCGCCGGTAACGCAACGGCAAACAGTTTTGTGCTCCGTCCCCCGGCGGGCACTTTTTTTAACTGACCACACTTAAAGTATCGGAGCGAATCATGAAGCGCACTCTTATTGCTGCAGCCGTACTCGTCGCCGCATCCAGCAGCGCATTTGCTGCGAAGCCCGTCTACCTGTTCAATGCCACGATGATCGGCGAAGCAGTCGGCGTCGAAGGTCTGGTCGGACTGTACGGTTGCGTCCACGTGTCGAGCACGGCCG from the Paraburkholderia fungorum genome contains:
- a CDS encoding ArsR/SmtB family transcription factor; the protein is MSATLSDEQNHFPGLSRIGALLADPGRAAMLWALMDGSARPAGELTMIAGLSPSAASAHLARLTDGGLLALEVRGRHRYFRIATPEIAASIEALANVAQVSAPQRAAPRPVRTVPLDMRYARTCYDHMAGELSVRVFEKLVERGLLTLHGTSLETTPDGAGHFAEWGIDTSAQKSRRRRFACTCPDWSERRPHLGGALGAALLDTWSASGWVERTERPRILRITPDGHRHFDAFLAA
- a CDS encoding DUF6600 domain-containing protein; this encodes MRTVTHHRHSNRRSQGLTRYTLIATAAFLLAAQAGFAQELPTQPSPQEFAASNPNADPPGRVARLNYTAGAVTTEPAGATDWSYAQINRPLTTGDQLWNDQNARSELHIGSTAVRLGPSTSLDVLNLDDNAAQLKVAQGTLSTRVRELAPGSSYEIDTPNLALGLNGPGDYRVDVAPDGSSTTVTVRSGSATVYGDAGQVPVAAGQQVRFGGTGLQQLADNGVPGLDSLDQWAATRDAAEDRSVSAQYVSRDIPGYQDLDANGTWRNSPQYGEVWVPRATPAGWAPYHDGHWVWQAPWGWTWVDDEPWGFAPYHYGRWAQVDDTWAWVPGPVEADVQPVYAPALVAFVGDDEGGSGAVDWGVSLAVGGALAAGVAWFPLGPGEPWHPHWGGHDHWSPGYYNRVNRTTIVNNYNRNVDIHNTYINYHARGGLTAVPATAFVHGQPVGRFAQKVDPQQWRNARINPGGPGIAPVRESFGPGLRNANYRPPAAVMARPVVATRNPAMPAAYHDSLAQRFAQSGGRVPGAGQPIVRTSVPAHMAGGPGALPVQNVRVVQSHIAGHPPGMAAAPGAPGAPGMPAAGGPRGMQQAEQRPGVMPGQAQQRGGEVQQRPGMPPQMAAQMGNQRAQSGEMARPSNGVPRPPQANGGGNPGAFAQQHGMPQQAGQQAAENGRREPAWTQPHTPMAQQAQQAQQGQRPGGQQEQAARPGFEQRPGGQAEGMQPRGAPHPGENPAMQQQAQMQAQQQARMEPRAEQRAPQQMQQAQEERQQQAQQQQEQRMQQQRQQQAQQQQEQRMQQQRQQQAQQQQEQRMQQQRQQQAQQQQEQRMQQQRQQQAQQQQEQRVQQQHQQIQQQRPQQQQQQHAEQHTGGGNRDEHHKG
- a CDS encoding thymidylate synthase, with the protein product MKQYLDLVRTILDTGTWQENRTGIRTISMPGAMLRFDLQQGFPAVTTKKLAFKSAIGELVGFLRASRSAADFRDLGCKVWDANANQNPQWLANPYRQGPDDLGDVYGVQWRQWPAYKVLDAGASAQLADATARGFHVVTEFDENGSPKVLLYKAIDQLRQCLDTIMQNPADRRILFHAWNPAVLDQIALPACHLLYQFLPNVAKREISLCLYIRSNDVGLGTPFNLTEGAALLHLVGRLTGYTPRWFTYFIGDAHIYENQLDMLQQQLTREPYESPAFAISDRVPDYAKTGVYEPEWLEKIEPSDFSLVGYKHHEPLTAPMAI
- a CDS encoding sigma-54 dependent transcriptional regulator: MEPATRQLIYVSRDPSAELHTCFHQRGWHVEVVGSARDVRRAVRAGMAAGGLLDLSSDFQPHEIAAFESCLTMPNVGWVAATTPGQLQDAALRRLVRDYCFDYVTVPYSGDRIVDSVGHAYGMISLGEPASNDASQGAEGEMVGSCDAMLALFRSIRKVAMTDAPVFISGESGTGKELTAVAIHERSARRNAPFVPINCGAIPPHLLQSELFGYERGAFTGANQRKIGRVEAANGGTLFLDEIGDLPLESQASLLRFLQERKVERLGGHGAIDVDVRIISATHVDMTAAMIEGRFRSDLYHRLCVLQIDEPPLRARGKDIELLARHMLERFKKDASRRLRGFAPDAIAALHNYGWPGNVRELINRVRRAIVMSEGRAITARDLELAEYVEIVPVSLAQAREAAERQAIELALLRHRGRLGDAAQELGISRVTLYRLLCSHGMRHMEGEPMSSPHGDLPASVPHL